From the genome of Passer domesticus isolate bPasDom1 chromosome 12, bPasDom1.hap1, whole genome shotgun sequence:
GgggcatatatatatatatatattcatacaTAATCTTAAGTATATTCACAAAGGGGGATAGAGGTCCATTGATATATATATCTACGTAGGTACTTAAGtatgtttttatataaaatatataagtTATTTGTACAATGTTGCTGTGTatcatatataaatatgtatattcTAAGTATTTATATTATGCATATTTCTCAGTGTATATATATGACTATATAAAGGGGGGTGTGCTGGAAGGAGGGAGCCCGGCTCTGCTCCGGGCCCAGCCACGGccccagagccacgggcagggtctgagcccaggagctgcccctgcccaggaggcagaactgctgccctgggcagtgccagccctgagcagatggggcagagaggctgtgcagtctcctccctggggatattgcagagccacagggacactctgctgtgccctgtgctctgggatggccctgctggagcagggaggtggcaccagagcagcccctgtgggcttctccaggctgatcCATTCTTCAGTTCTGTGAAAGGGCAGAAAAGATCCGAGTTACCAGGGAAGAGTAATGGCACTGGAGTTAGGGGTGTCTATCTGCAGTGTGGCTGTTAAGTTTCCACAAGGAGCCGCTGGAGAGGGTCCTGTGGAGGACACGGAGAGGATCTGGGGTCTGGAGCACCTCTGGAGAGGAGAGACTGGGAGCTGGACCTGGTTGGCccagagaagagaagactgagaggGCATCTCATAAACGCATAGAAATAGCTCAAAAGTGGGTGTAATAGGGTGGGGCAAGACTCTTTTAGGTgatgcccagcagcaggacaaggagTAATTTCCATAAACTAAACCACAAAAAATTTCATCccaacatgaggaagaacttgttttcctgcagggggcagagccctggagctgatgcccagggaggctgtggagtctccctctctgggACATTTCCAAACCTACCTGGACAtgctcctgtgtcacctgctccaggtcaccctgcctgggcagggcttggactGGGTGACCTCcagaggccccttccaaccctaaAAATTCTGTGAGTTACCACCCCAATGAAATCAGCAGGACATGTGAcccagcactgtcccaggctgatCTCAGCCTCAGTGCTGTTTTCTAGGGCTCTGAAGTACCAGACTCAGCAAGACTGATTTCTGTCTCCTATGTGTTTCAGTGTCTTGcacaagaaaattttaaaaatacatataaaattctattatttattataaaagTTAGGAAAAATAGAATGTTCAGCATTAGGACAAAATTTGGGCAAGGACTGTTTTAACCTATGCTGGTTTAAAAAGTTAAAGTATGTTTCAAGAGAAGGAGGTGTGCGCATACATACGGTGTAAAGTTGGAGAAAATGAAATGTCAGGAAAACGGCTCTTTGGAAAGTCTCAGAGTTTTCACAGTAAGTTTCCTTAAGGGTGTTTATTTTGGTTAGTGTTGTTTAGGTCCTCAGCAGTGAATGGACAGTCAGCCCTCCATTtgtctttttgttgttgttgttatttgtTTATATTGGCTGTGCAATCTGAAGTTAAATAGCTTCATTGCCTTTTGGTTTCCCTCCCAATGCAGATTGTGGGGTGACCACGGCCAAGAAGCATTGGAATCTGCCCATGTTTGCGTGATAAATGCAACAGCAACAGGAACTGAGATACTAAAAAACTTGGTGCTGCCAGGTCAGTAGATATTTCTTCTGCCTCTTCTTTGTGATCTGACAGTGTGATGATGCCAAGTTATTCATAGGaggttttttctccccaaaggTATTGGTTCGTTCACAATTGTCGATGGGAATCAAGTCTCTGGAGAAGATGTTGGAAATAAGTAGGTTTTTTACTGATTTCAGTTACAAATTGACAAGTGACTGTTTCATAGGTAGTTCCATCTCTATATTTGCTAAGCCCTGTAAGATTCTTTTAAAAGCCACTCTGTgtttctccagctcttctgtgAGTTTGGAGATTGGTGACAAACAGCATGCACAGTCATTTTGATGTTAGCTGCTGCTAAATTATTTTACTTGCTGGGTTTGGACCTTACAGGTCTGTTTGCTTCACACGTCAAGTTTATAAGGACAATGCTCTACTCActataaaaatattgaaagttAACTTGTTTGATGTAGTCTTGAGATATGACATTGCTAGTGTTTCAGTGTAGTTCAATATATTTTCCCTAATTCCGGTGATGCAGATGACTTAATTTTCATTAGTCATTGTGCAACTGTGACTGCTAGACATTTATTAGCTTTCATAGCTTTGAAAGGCTCTGTGCAGCAGGGGAAAAGGTAAGAAAATGTTTGCAAATCCtgcaaaaattatttgaataCTAATTCTTGATCAGTTGTGCTACAGTGCACATAGATACCTACAGGGGTTATGTGAGGGGGAAGGAGGAATTTCCTCCATTATATGAGGAAATCAGTGCTAGTGAGTCTTTGATTAGCTTGGTGAGAAAGAACCTGCAGCATGATCCTGTCTTCTAGAGAAGTTTGTAATGTTCTGTATTTCACATTTGGCGTGTTCTATATTTCACATTCCTATATTTTCACATTTATGGGAATTGAAAAGCTTTCTTAAGAAACTGTTTCTGAGGAGAATACAACAGTGGTGagaaaaagcagatttaaaGGGGAAAGTGGTTTGCTGGGCATGAGAGCAGCATATTCTGCAGAACAAACTGTAACTTCAGTGCTGTTTTTTCTTCAGAGTAAAAATTCACATGTAATTTTCTCATCTccttttcagtttctttctACAAAAAAGCCATATTGGTCAGGTAAGAAGATAATAAATGTCAGTTTATGTGTATTGAAAGCATGGAAGTGTCGAGTATTTAAATGTGGTATTATGAATAATGCTAAAAGCATATGTGTATAGGTTAAAGTCTGTTTATTCTTTAACAGAATTCCCCATGTTTATTTTTGGTTGCTCATGAGTGAGAAGATAAACTCAATTGTGGTGAGattgaatagaaaaaaatgaagagttTATGATTCAAGTATATAAATTGAAAGTAAATGATTCAAGTATATATTCAAGTAATAAAATCTATGGAAGGATGAGGTATAAGACTATTGTGGTTGAAGGAGTAAAGCTAAGAGTAGAGAGGCAAATGGGtaaaaaatatcacaaaaacAGAGTATGAGAAGCATAGATAACTCCTGGAAATTCTGCAATGAAACTGGAAATTAGGAAACAGCTGTCTCACAAATTGTCTTTTTGAAACGGTATTACAGAAAATGCTTTCAAACAAAGTGCCTGCTATTATGGGATGTGTTTCTGCTTCAGATGAGCAAGGCTTGGAGTAGGGAGCCTTAGCTTATAAATGGCCTTTGTTGTGGGGCGTTTTCTGGGGTTGTTTTGTTGGTATTGCTCGGTTTGGCATTGTTAATATGTGGAATTATGTAGTACTGTGTAAACTACATTTCATTTTGATTGTTCTGAAACAGAATCGTGCCCAGAGTGCCATGGAGCTCTTGCAGGAATTGAATAGTGATGTTTCTGGAAACTTTGTTGAAGAGGTTTGTCTTCCTAAATTAGTACTATGTGTGTATTATACAGTGCgataaaaatgtgaaataacAGCTCTGTATTGCTTTGTGATGTTGCAGTTTAAATAGATTCAGGCTAAAACAGCGTTTGAGAAAGATAAatcatttatatttatttcaaacaaaaaatcacTTTGTGTATTTCAAACACTATTTTGTAACTTTATCTTAATTTTATAACTTTCACTTAACACTTCATATGCAGCAGACTTGCTCTGTACTCAGAAATTTTCAGTGTTCCCTGACATATATTTTTTCACCCTATTTAGAGTCCAGAAAAGCTTTTAGACAACGATCCTTCCTTTTTTAATCGGTTTAACTTAGTGGTTGCAACACAACTGCCAGAAAGGTAAGAATTACCTAAGATTGAAAAGCaggtttatatatatatatatatatatatatatatatttgtgtgtgtgtgtctatacaTGTGcgagtgtgtgtgtatgtgtatatatatgtgtgtgtgcatttatGCACAGGCACTTCCTTGCAGAAAAACTTAAGCAGAACACAACTCTGTCATTGTGAAGGAAAATTACAGCCACTGATGGCATTTTCTAGAAACCTTTTTGCTCCTCTGATGGGAATTGTCTCTGCTCAAAGTTAGGACTCTGCAACACATGGATCTAactctttatttctctctcaCAACTCATTGAAACTTTTTATTTGATACTTGGAGCATTTGGGAGGGTGGAATGAGACATAAGTAAGATAATGGATGAATATTTTTCCAACTCACTGTAAATTCCTTTATGAAATTGATCACCTTACGTGCTTAGGATCATGATGATATTAGAGAAGTTTTCTGAGAGGTCTCATTCACAGAGTAACTGGTGCAGGAGTTAACTTTATAGCTAACTGTTGTCTTCTGTAGATCTGAAAAAAGCATGTTTTTCCTTACAGTACATTGTTGCGCCTGGCTGAAGCTCTCTGGAATTCCAACATTCCTCTGCTGGTCTGCAGGACCTATGGACTGGTTGGTTACATGAGAGTTGTGATTAAAGAACATACAGGTTAGAGGATTTGCTGAGGTAAAGACTTCTCTGAAAGGTTTAAAGCTTCAATAATTTACatcactttggggtttttttttgtcttttttcatcTTGTGACATATTTAGTATTTGTTAAGTCTTAGGTAGTTTGCATTCTTTTAGGAATGCATGGGGATTATGGACTGCAACAAATAGTAAAATTAGGGATTATCCTAACATTATGGGTCATTACACAGAACCCTGTTACTACACAGAACACTTGGAGAATCAAGCACTGAAAGTAGCAGGCAATCCTGTATTTTTGTAGCTCTGTTTTGAAGGCCAGACATAAAGCTGAGAAATGAGTTGTGTCATGTTTTCACAGTTGTTGAATCTCACCCTGACAATATGTTAGAAGATCTGAGACTGGACAGACCATTTCCAGAACTGACAGAACACGTTCAGGATTATGACTTGGAGCATATGGACAAAAAGGTTGGTGTGTGGTCTGCACTGTGTTCCCTAGTACAGATGCAGATATACAGCACAGGGATCCTGTGAAAATGGCTCTTGGCAGATTACTCTGGTGCCAAGTCTCATCTGAACAGAACCAGCTCTAGAATCAGTCACGAGGAACTATTTTTGCCTCTGCCCCAAATGTTCCAGTCTATTTAAATCTTAAGCAGGTGGGGGTCTTAGGAAGCAAGGAGTATGCTTGCATAACTTGATCTTTTGTTAGATTGAATACCCCCTCACACCCTCTTTTggaatttgttttttaatttttatagttAATTTGGTGTTGCAGAGCTTTGCACCGTGGGTGTTTGTGCATAGCATAAATTTCACTACAGAAAAATATTGGAGAACTTGGCTCACCCTTTTTAAATAAAGTAATAATAATTTGATGTTTTCTTTTATAGTAGTTAAAGAACATTTTGGCTGAATCAAAATCTGGAACATGTTCTGTGTCTTTAAAGTAGTGGAAGGGATATTTGGAGTTTACTTTAAAATAGGTTTTCAATTTGTTTcctattttttatcttttctcaACCACTGTTCAATTACAGGACCACAGCCACACCCCATGGATTGTGATTGTAGCCAAGTATCTCACAAAATGGTTCAATGAGGTATGTTGCAAAACtgtattattactattattggTCTGTCTTTTCTGAAGCAGTTAATCATTTTGGCAATGTGTAACATAAAAAAAGCCAAggtggaataaaaaaaaaaagaaaagaagattaCTAATTGAAATACAAGTGAATGTGTGAGCAGTGACAGACTTCTGGAGTACAGCAGTCTGAACACAGTGAGCTTAGTAGTAGgcattttaaagacaaaaatttctttgtgttttttaaatttagaaaagTGAACAGTTGCCTAAGAGTTACAAAGAGAAAGAAGCCTTCAAAGAACTGATTCGGCAAGGTAATCCGTGTCCCGGGGTCCCTTATTCCTGCAGGCAGAAATAGATACAAGGTGGTACCTGGAAAGTAATCCGTAGTTCTCTCAAGTTTAATTTATGAAAGATATACTGGTATATACTGTATGGTTCTTCTGCTAAATGATTGTTTTGTACAGGTGGATCTTAAGATGCCAGACTTGCTTATAAATGTTTGTTGTCAATGTTTTATCCTAAGATCCAGAGCGTGTTTTGATTTGGGTGGGAGCAAAGGCCTTAAGAGAAAATTATGTTAAAAATGTGATAAAGAGGAAAGCAGATGGCTTTTGACACTGGAATTGTTATTCTGCAAGTATTTGGTGTGTCCATTGACCCATCAGACACTTGGTAACCATTCACCTCTGCATGGCCAGGTTCTGTAGCACTGACTGCACTGTAACCATTgtgcaaatgacttcattttgcAGGGGTTTCAGTCCAATACCTTTTTAGGGTGCTAGAATTCATGTGGCATTTTTAAGATCTATATGCATTGTCTTCAATTATCATAGAAAAACACCATTGACTGAATTTTTGGTGTTTCCTCAGTTGAAGATGGCCTGTGGGCAAGTTTGAAGAGGTCCTTATCCCCAAGCTGTGATAAAAAGCAGATCTGATCCGTAGTAGTTACCTTTGGTTATGTCAGATTTTTAGTGGAGGCCCTTTCTTGGGCTGGCTTGGTCTGTGGATGCATAAGTATTTGCCAAATTGGATccaaaaaccccagcaaaacATGATGGGCATGGGAAGGAGAGTTGAATTGTTAATTTAGTGCTTATGAAACTTCATTATATCCTTCTTAGACAAATAAACCAGTGCTTTTGTGCTAAGTAATTTCTACTTAACATCACAGGAAAATGAATAAGATGCATAATTTAGATGAAGTTAGCTTTATAATTACATCTGATCTTTTCTCTTGTgattcctttttcattttttttgctGGTAGCTGATATGCCACAAATACATCCACAGCCAGTCTGCTTTGTTGGTAAGACATAAATGATGAGATGTAATTCAAACAGTTGtgtgttttaattcttttttcaaTAAGGTATCTTAAAGAATGAAAATGGCACCCCAGAAGATGAGGAAAACTTTGAGGAAGCTATAAAAAATGTGAATACAGCATTAAATCGTACAGAGGTAAAATAAACACGTCTGTGATAAAATTGAAGCAATTTCAACTGCCTCATTTTCTCAGAATATATTATTCAGTTGTAGGACAGAAATTCCATTTATAACATTCGTATTTAGCTAAAACAGGATTAGTACAATGTTGGAACTGAAATTGTGTCGTTAAATAGACCTAGACTAGCTGGAAATGTAGCTTATGGAAATTCTCTTACTCCCTTGCTCTTGCAAGAAATCtgcatttccctcctgcagACTTGAATTCAGGTCTAGAATGAGTCAGCAACCAGAGTGCATCAGTGAGTTCTTGTCGGACTTCTACAATTCAGTCTGTAAAAAACTCTGAAGTGCTGTGTACAATTGCAAGGATTTAGCAGTGAGAGGTGTGGCTGATGCTGATTTAAATACACTGGTGTGAGAGAAACTGAGAGCACTTGCTGAAATTGTGCTGTATTGAAGCCAGGGGCTGTAGTAGTTACTCTCTATAGAACTGAAAGGCTGCATGGGACTCCTGATACAATAAGTCCACTTCTTTCCTCTTGAAGAAACTTACTACAAAATTCCCTTCATAAACTGGTCAAGCTTAAAAGCATTAGAAGTGATGTTTTCATTGTTTCTTAAATAATCCTGACCTCATAACTCATGGTTTAAAATTTCTTTAGTTTCTTGTCTGGGGTAAACTGCAAAGGCTGCATGGGGTAAAAGCACATTCCGTGATTCTTCCTAGATTATGTTCTTTTGTTTTGAACTGTGCTGATCCTTGCTTGGATGGTTATGTTAAGTCTCCCAAGAAAGCAGCAGGTAAAACTTAGTGCTGTCATCCAAGCCACTACAAGACATGGCCCAGGATATTAACATTTGTTTATGTGCCAGACTTACCTGCAGCAGTTAAGGATTCTGACTAACACACTGACTTTTGTAGCCCCCTTCCCCAGCCTTTTGGCTACTCTGCCCCACCAGGCAGGGTGAGCAATTACTGCTCCAGTTCTTTAAATCTTCTCTATCAAAGATGGAAGTCAGATGAGATTTTGTTTGTGACATTGATCTTGCTCAGAAGCATTGCCTTGCTCTTGGGCAGGGCTGCTTTTTGAAATGTGTCTGAGCAGCACTAACTGTGTAGGATTCCGAGATTTGCTGTGAAACTCTGAGGTCACTTGGAGTTTTTTCACCTATGTAGTGAGTGATGAGATAATTCAAGAAATCAAAAGTCAAGGAATTACCAAcccaatttatttattttcatagaTTCCAAGAGGCATTGAAGAGCTTTTTAATGATGATTGCTGCCTAAAACTAACAGAGCAGGTATGAGTAGTTAAGGGTAAGACTTAAATGTAGAAAAAGCATTGTAAATAACATCTGTGTACATGACTGTCTCTTGTGCTTTTGTAGTCGTCTTCCTTCTGGATTTTGGTTCGAGCTCTAAAGGAATTTGTGGCAAATGAAGGGCAAGGAAGCTTGCCTGTCCGGGGCACCATTCCTGATATGATGGCAGACTCCAGTAAATTCATCAAATTGCAAAATGTGTAAGTAGACAACTTCTTGAGGGAGCTCACTACCATTCATGTGGGTTGTATTTTGTCTTtataatgtgaaaaaaaaaaaaagattgccTTCAGTGTGGAGTTGATGGCTTTCTGCTGTCATTATTTACTTTTTCATTATTACCAGATACCGTGAAAAAGCAAAGAAGGAtactgctgctgtggggagccATGCTGCTAAATTGTTACAGTCCCTGGGCAAGGTGAGTGCAAACCTATGGCCATTCTTTTAATGGAATGAAGTATCTGTGAAGTATCTGCTTATTTATGAATTTAGTTTGATCATATAAAAGTAAAATGCATACAGGGATATACTCTTTACAATTTTAAGAcagttgttttggggttttttgtacaTCAGTAACTAGTTATTTcacaataaatatattaatatatatgtGAAAGCAGGAATTCTCTGGCCATTGTGTGTACTTGAATGAGTATATTCTCTCTTTTAGGCACCTGAGTCTATTTCAGAGAGAGAACTGAAATTGTTCTGTGAGTACACTTGGATTCTGTTCTGGGTTTATGCAAACGATCAAATAATCAAAAACTTTTGAATGATCATGAAGTTATTAAGCAGTAAGTcaatatttgaatttttaaagtAAGTACTAAGTGGTTTGCATCCCTCATTTTCAGGAGAATTAGCAGATGTTTGGCATCTCTTAGGAGTGAGTCTGTAAAGGTTGGCTTTAAAATGATGTATCTTTTCACTCCAAACAACAGCGAGCAGCTGCCCTCTGCTTGCTGTGATGAGTACCTGAGCAGTCTTGCCCATGCTGGGGTACTGGTTTCAGAGTGTGGGGTCTGCAGACTTGAGGTAGTCTGAAAAGCTGTAACTCAGCTGATGGCACTTCAGGCTGTGTGTGTCCTGGATGTGTAcacatctccagcagcagcctgctgagGTTTCTCAGAGCTGGAAAGCTCTCCTGTAAGCACAGAGCCAAGAGCGTGGTGCCCTGCATTGGTAAAGCATTTGGGAACCTCCCAGTTGCTCCTTTTTCAGTGCTGGGTTGTAATTGCACCCTGGGTCGATTCACAGCAATGATACTGGAAAAGGACCTTTTCCTGCTCATGGGCTGTGAGATTGAGAACATGTGAGTCAGTGTTCGATGTAGTGGAAGATGGAAAGAACCATGTTGATTTGCAGCCTGGAAGAGGGAAACATGGTGGCTGTGACTGATGAATTGCTGTGGTGTAGCTGTTACATTAACTTGCAGATA
Proteins encoded in this window:
- the NAE1 gene encoding NEDD8-activating enzyme E1 regulatory subunit, whose translation is MARPGRAGLKEQRYDRQLRLWGDHGQEALESAHVCVINATATGTEILKNLVLPGIGSFTIVDGNQVSGEDVGNNFFLQKSHIGQNRAQSAMELLQELNSDVSGNFVEESPEKLLDNDPSFFNRFNLVVATQLPESTLLRLAEALWNSNIPLLVCRTYGLVGYMRVVIKEHTVVESHPDNMLEDLRLDRPFPELTEHVQDYDLEHMDKKDHSHTPWIVIVAKYLTKWFNEKSEQLPKSYKEKEAFKELIRQGILKNENGTPEDEENFEEAIKNVNTALNRTEIPRGIEELFNDDCCLKLTEQSSSFWILVRALKEFVANEGQGSLPVRGTIPDMMADSSKFIKLQNVYREKAKKDTAAVGSHAAKLLQSLGKAPESISERELKLFCSNAAFLRVVRCRSLAEEHSPNSCCRDAIISHMDNPDSEIVLYLMLRAVNRFYKQHGRYPGVYNYQVEDDIGKLKSCLTGFLQEHGLSVVVKDDYVHEFCRYGAAEPHAVAAFMGGAAAQEVIKVITRQFVIFNNTFIYSGMSQTSATFQL